The proteins below are encoded in one region of Danio rerio strain Tuebingen ecotype United States chromosome 12, GRCz12tu, whole genome shotgun sequence:
- the map2k6 gene encoding dual specificity mitogen-activated protein kinase kinase 6 isoform X2: MRHVPSGVIMAVKRIRATVNTQEQKRLLMDLDISMRTVDCFYTVTFYGALFREGDVWICMELMDTSLDKFYKQVHEKGKTIPEDILGKITVSIVKALEHLHSNLSVIHRDVKPSNVLINMQGQVKMCDFGISGYLVDSVAKTMDAGCKPYMAPERINPETNQKGYNVKSDIWSLGITMIELAILRFPYDSWGTPFQQLKQVVEEPSPQLPADRFSADFVDFTSQCLRKNSTERPTYTELMQHPFFTLHDSKDTDVASFVKTILGD, from the exons ATGAGACACGTCCCCAGCGGTGTAATAATGGCAGTAAAG CGGATCCGGGCCACAGTAAACACACAGGAGCAGAAGCGGCTGCTAATGGATCTGGACATCTCGATGAGAACAGTGGACTGCTTTTACACCGTCACCTTCTACGGGGCCTTGTTCAGAGAG GGCGACGTGTGGATATGCATGGAGTTGATGGACACTTCTCTGGATAAGTTTTATAAGCAGGTGCATGAGAAGGGAAAGACCATCCCGGAGGACATCCTGGGCAAGATCACAGTCTCT ATTGTGAAAGCATTAGAGCATCTCCACAGCAATCTGTCAGTCATACACAGAG ACGTCAAACCATCTAATGTCCTGATAAACATGCAGGGTCAGGTGAAAATGTGTGATTTTGGTATCAGTGGGTATCTTGTGGATTCAGTGGCAAAGACGATGGACGCCGGCTGCAAACCATACATGGCG CCTGAGAGAATCAACCCAGAGACCAATCAGAAAGGCTACAATGTCAAATCCGATATCTGGAGTTTAGGTATTACAATG ATCGAGCTGGCGATTCTGCGGTTTCCCTATGACTCATGGGGGACGCCATTTCAGCAGCTAAAGCAGGTGGTGGAGGAGCCATCGCCTCAGCTGCCCGCCGACCGATTCTCTGCCGACTTCGTGGACTTCACATCACAGTG CTTAAGGAAGAATTCCACAGAGCGACCGACTTATACAGAATTAATG CAACATCCCTTCTTCACTCTCCACGACTCCAAAGACACCGACGTGGCAAGTTTTGTGAAGACCATCCTCGGGGACTGA